Genomic segment of Hylaeus volcanicus isolate JK05 chromosome 6, UHH_iyHylVolc1.0_haploid, whole genome shotgun sequence:
ACACCTGTATACTAAGTTTCgtccaaatcgaatcacttttcgcattcaGTGTCGCCacattggatccgccattttgaatatttaaattttcagttcagatttggaatcagcgagcTCAAAAATCCCTGCATACCAATTTCATCTAAATTCagtcatttttcgcatttgTGTGTCGTTATGTTCtctccgccattttgaatttctaaattttgagttcagatttggaatcagcgattCCGATAATCCCTGTATACCATTTTCATCTAAATTCagtcatttttcgcattttgtgtcGTTATGTTGTATCcgccatttaaaatttttaaatttagccAACAAATTTGGTTTATACTTGTTCTTCTAGCAGATTACAAGTATACTTGTTAATtcggtgtagaaattaattttctgcttTTAAATCAGAAGATGTTAGTATTAAGtcattttagaatttaaagaTTCACGAATCGACATTGAAGTATTAATCCGAATTAACTTGATTTACACTAATTCCGAATTTCTTATTACGGGATTTCCATAGAACAGGGTACAAATTAAACGCGCTATGGGAGAGTTCACTGTACCTATGCTACGAACAAGAAGGGAGTTAGCTAGAAAGCTGAACGTCAATTTCTCAACATTTCCGCGCAAGCTTCCACCGGTACGGGAATCGTTTCATTACGATTCCGAAATCCCCGTGAAATCGTGAAATGTACACAGCAATCTCCGTGAGACAGCAATTACAAAGATGGCCGGATAAgcgataaaatttttaattaaatttggacACCCGTTTCCATCTTTCCCGTTTCATTTCCACCCATTAACGTTCTCAAATGGGCAAGCTGGAGGACCGTGTATCTCTGATTAAAGCGGAACAAGCGAATGTTTACGTGTAACCCTGAGAAAAAGCTCGATGTCTGAAAGCACTTCGTTTAAGGTATAATTGGCGCCGCGAAGGTCAGGTGAATTTGATCTTAATTCGAGACAATGTTGGCTTAATTTCGAAGATTATCCCTGCTGATTCGCACTAATTGCACGGTCGGTGCGAGCGGTTCTGTAAATGGATGCAATTACACATCGATACTCGGTCTCGCTACAGAAATTACAGGACATTGCggaaagaattcaattatttctgcAACTTTTTCTGTTCAAAAAGAGTACTGTTTTGTTAACATTTGAGGTCACTATCAGAGTTTGAGTCGGACTTCAGTTATCGACATTACATTaatgttctttatttatgatttataacgctttaatcgatcgaattaatagaaattatttcatacttttaagcaattatatctggaactggtgagtattcatatcaattaactagaaattatttcatactttttagtgcagttttaatgtttttcgaactcggttatattttatttccaaaaattattttataacacgTTTATcaccacgtcacccatatatggatgacagtgcttttcactgaagaacaaacaaaattaattctgaatctTAAGtatcaaaaacaataaatctgaatgaaatttttaaacttcaatgaagttgtaaaaataaataatacataaatgtttgattatgtagtttccaatagtcagaaaacgaaacttaatcacagtagaaattttcaagagtattaatTTGGCAGTTCAACGTATGAAAAGTGTCGTTCCAATGTTGTGTCCCCTTAAGTCACCTTATTTTCGATGTATAAGGCGATTTTTACGATTCGCTCATGCAAAATGATCATCTCCGCCAAAAGCAGGTCGATAATCGTCTACTTTAAAATGTCAATTCCCCACCAAGGGATAATATCGTCCacgttgagaaacactgatgAGTCTACTATCACAGCCCAGGGCAAAATCCCTCGTAATACACACcattccaataaaataaatttcttcaagtaAAAGACAAAGTAAAGAAACGAAGATACCTACCTGGCAGTCGATACATCGGCAGCTGTCGGTCAGCGAACAGGTGAGGCCGAGGATCTCGACAGCCTCTTTGTAGAGTTCCGCGCTAGATTTGCGTTGCCTCGGTGGCGAGGTCGGTGCGCTGACTATGCCCGTACCCGACGGTCTTCTGCCGCTCTTCAACCTTGAAGAGGACTCTCGAGACAAGGAGGAGGTCGACGTCGATCTTCTCGGCCGATTGTCGCTGCTGAGCAACGCTCGACCCGCTGGCGAGGCGAACAGTTGCAACATGTCCATGTCCTGCGGTCGAGTGCGATTATTAGTCGATGTTGCCATGTTACACGGCCGCGATATCGGTTCGAGGAATATCGTATCGAACGATTGCTTTCGTAACAAGGGGGTATTCCATTCTCCGATGATCTACGTATCCGATCGGGGTCCTCGAACGAGGAAACGGGGTGATGCAATTACCGATAAGGACGCTATGGTATGTAGACAGTCCACGAATTACACGGAATTCCGTAAACGAGGTAGAACCTCGATGATCCGAATTAATTTGGGATCATCGGTGTTCGGATAAGAGAATCTTCGGAtgatagaatattttttgtacttcAGGTGCAATAATCGATTTATCAAGATTTCagtaatagaataaaatgaaatatgaaatgagattcaattttttgtactttcttgatgttgatatttatgtatatttttcaaagaggAGAACGTATTGATAATAAAAGTCACaaatactgaaattaaatgtagCTTTTGGGGTAAGATAGGCTTAGAAAGCTATATTgcgttttatttacaaattgcaTTGTCTaaggtttcatttttcaggGCTTCCACAGTTTCTCGACTAGTATTTTTAATGTCCGTAATTGCTGATTTGCCAATACAATACTCTTTCGCTAAAGTAGTTGCATTTTTGCCGTACTCGAGTTCTTTATTTTCTGACGGTCGGCACCACACGTTTTCGTAGCGGCGATTTACAGTGGTCTGAAACCTCGGGAAGCTGCCCAAGAGTCGAAAAAATCTTTGgatttatatatgaatttgcacatcagaatttttcaagtcgctgattccaaatttgaagttaaaattaacaaatttaaagtattaaattcAGTGTGaccaatttattttccagtcGACcgttgtatttatataatgtatcagtataaacaaattttcgatgTTACCTATTTCGGATTTGACGTCGAGAATAcaatattcaaaatggcggacctattataatcaatttattctCTAATTATGGTTTCAGATCAAGAAATTTGCTTTTCTTCAGAAATTACTTTAGAAGGTAACAAATATCatgaaaagtttataaaaGAATGTATTTCTACTCTTAAAGTTTTTGAAACAAACAATGCTCTTCCATAAATTATAACTTACAATCAAGAGCTTCCTTTGAGTCAGTTGCTAATGACTCTATAATGTGTCTGATGCGACTATAACATCTgatataagaagaaaaaaacatccGTAATCGTGAGTCCGTTAACGAAGCATAGTCAGAAGTTAGAAAGAGCGAATGAACCTTAAATCGAGTTACTCGAACCATGATAATTTTCGCAACACGTGGAATCAATGGCGTTTCACGCGACGCATTCCTCGTCGATTTCCAGACGATTCCGCCAACAAGCTCCACGGGGCTCACTGATTAGCCTTTGTCGAAGGTGTTTGTCGCTTTCGCGTTTCTGCTTCGTCGAGTCTCGTTAGTCTACCAGAGGACGGCGGAACAAGTCGCACCGGAAAGGCATTATTCTCTTAACGAGGTAAGACGCACTCGCGAGTGCCTCGTCCTTTCCCGCTGTCTCATTCGTTTCATATCGGCGAGAGAACTCTTTGAGACTTTCCACCGCGAGGTCGCCCACGGCGAAAGGGATTTTCTAACGATGCTGCGACAAGCATCGCCGCGCTAAAAAGTCCGTcgccctctctctttcttgaATGCCACGTAAAAGAAGCATCCAAAGGGGAACGTGACGAGGTCTTTGCACGCGGTTCATGCAAAGACACGCTTTTCCTTCGTTCTTCGACCTACTCCCGTTCAAGTTCTTTGAGTCGCGTCGCGGTGGTCACGGATCTCGGAACGATTAAAATTACGCACGTTAATCAAGGCacttaaaattgttattaagaAGGGACGTTTGCGAGCACGGAAGTTCAGAGAATGTTCAAACACCGCATGGAATTGGAGTTCATCCGTGACATACAATTTTCAGTTAGTGCAAGAATGAGGTTTAAGGGAGGGAAATGAGTCTTTAGGAGATTTGGTTTCGTCTAAAACGtctaagaaaattgtttatatacttatataatattattcttcttatTGATACGTCTAAATTGTCATGGAAAATTCTGTGCTTCTTCGGTTGCtcatttttagtattttttttctgtctttTATCGATAATCATTTGTTCACAGATTGGTACAAATAAGAAGGGAGaaccaaaattttttttctaaatttatcaGTAACTTCAAGTGTTCTTGACGTATCtggattattattaaatataaaaatcctaTATCTGACTGAAATTATCTGCATATATTAGgcgtacaaaattaattgccgGCTCCTAGCTTCCACCAACCATAGTATCCATTTGTATATGAATTGTttcttgtaattattttattttgacatgTGATTTATTACCTGTAAAACATGTTATCAAATTTGATCTTACTGCGAGTATAGCCTGAAAAATCGGCTGTAAACACGctatcgtttaaaaaacaatattcaagGCACTGCCTTCTTTTTGCAATTCAACTCAAAAAAGACTGAGGCAAGAAACAAGCTTCGTGATAAAAAGCGAATTCTGTAGATTGTCGATGTGAAACATCCGAGGAGGTTGAAAAGAACTTTAACTGAATTCATCGGTTTCAAACTACTTTTCGGTATGAAATCTGACAATTGCCTGAGAAATGACAGACATGTGTGGAAAGTAATGGAGATTACTTTAACGtttatgtttgaatttgtattttacgaTAATATACAATTTGCGAGGTCTTAACAACCCACATATCATTTTTGCGTTTTCGGTATCTGGTTTGAAATGATTTTCAGAAATTCACGAAATTAGAGGATTCTACAAACGGGCTTGAAAATCTTGGTATGGCCTTGCGTCTTTAAGCCGTCACTGGGTTTGCTCCTTCGTTGATTAAATTTCACGTGGACAGGATGCAGCGTTCGTAATTATCGGCGCCGGATCATTAAAAACTACTCCTCGTTTCTGGTACGCCACGGTACGGAACAAATGATCGCGGTTAGCGCTATTATAATGCGAACACGGAGATCGTTTTGctggaagaaaataattggaacGATCCGGCTTA
This window contains:
- the LOC128878118 gene encoding uncharacterized protein LOC128878118, producing the protein MLEAPPGSREDLVEAARTPCTPTDLDTMLYGYTNNIYVLDHTPESLPDMDMLQLFASPAGRALLSSDNRPRRSTSTSSLSRESSSRLKSGRRPSGTGIVSAPTSPPRQRKSSAELYKEAVEILGLTCSLTDSCRCIDCQSNYFDCDDDCGDARPELAAGTPILLDHALSHPLTCSIQ